A genomic window from Lutra lutra chromosome 17, mLutLut1.2, whole genome shotgun sequence includes:
- the MEAK7 gene encoding MTOR-associated protein MEAK7 isoform X2, producing the protein MGNSRSQSGPNFCSQFLPEEQAEIDRLFDALSSETHGSDTSSRSFSLKALKKHVGEALPPEMVTRLHDGMRRVDLTGKAKGPSDNVSQEQFTVSMSRLLKGNSEEKSLVILKMISATEGPVKAREVQKFTEDLVGSVVHVLSYRQELRGWTQKRGPDPPARVQALAAQLFSEMDIPGGEKLPGPQQLDCECDRAMIEAWVFRAPLVATFLSVVVHRGFLLLCSPLDLAALVPERHVDQERVFESVLDVPSVIYINSHLRREQRQRWRLLFSSELHGHSFAQLCGRVTRRGPCVLLLEDHAGQVFGGFASCSWEVKPQFQGDDTCFLFSISPRMAVYTSTGYNDHYMYLNHGQQTIPNGLGMGGQHNYFGLWVDVDFGKGHSKAKPKCTTYNSPQLSAQENFGFEKMEVWAVGDASGSQQAKSNKSILDVDPEAQALLEISGRSRHSEGLRDIPEAE; encoded by the exons ATGGGGAACAGCAGAAGCCAGTCGGGGCCGAATTTTTGCTCCCAGTTTCTTCCTGAGGAGCAGGCGGAGATCGACAGACTGTTTGACGCTCTGTCGTCGGAGACACACGGCTCAGACACCTCGTCCCGATCCTTCTCCCTGAAGGCGCTGAAG AAGCATGTTGGGGAAGCTCTTCCCCCGGAGATGGTCACCAGACTCCATGATGGCATGCGGAGGGTCGACCTGACGGGGAAGGCCAAGGGGCCCAGCGACAACGTCTCCCAGGAGCAGTTCACAGTGTCCATGTCCCGCCTATTGAAGGGAAACTCCGAGGAGAAGAGTCTTGTAATCCTGAAAATGATTTCTGCCACAGAAGGTCCTGTGAAAGCAAGAGAAGTCCAGAAG TTTACAGAGGATCTGGTTGGCTCTGTGGTGCATGTGCTCAGCTACAGACAGGAGCTGAGAGGCTGGACCCAGAAGAGAGGCCCAGATCCCCCTGCCAGGGTGCAGGCATTGGCCGCCCAGCTCTTCTCCGAGATGGACATTCCAG GTGGCGAGAAGCTTCCGGGGCCTCAGCAGCTGGACTGTGAGTGTGACCGAGCCATGATCGAGGCCTGGGTGTTCAGGGCCCCCCTCGTGGCCACGTTTCTGAGCGTGGTCGTCCACCGAGGCTTCCTCCTCCTGTGCTCCCCCCTCGACCTGGCCGCCCTCGTCCCCGAGCGTCACGTTGACCAGGAGAGGGTGTTCGAGAGCGTCCTGGACGTCCCGTCGGTCATCTACATCAACTCCCACCTGCGCCGCGAGCAGCGGCAACGTTGGCGGCTGCTCTTCTCGTCCGAGCTGCACGGACACAGCTTCGCCCAGCTGTGCGGCCGCGTCACCCGCCGGGGCCCCTGCGTGCTGCTGCTGGAGGACCACGCCGGCCAGGTGTTCGGCGGCTTTGCCTCCTGCTCCTGGGAGGTCAAGCCTCAGTTTCAAG GGGACGACACGTGCTTCCTGTTCTCCATCTCGCCCCGCATGGCCGTGTACACGTCCACGGGTTACAACGACCACTACATGTACCTGAATCACGGGCAGCAGACCATCCCAAACGGACTG gGCATGGGAGGACAACACAACTACTTTGGGCTGTGGGTCGACGTAGATTTCGGGAAAGGACACAGCAAGGCCAAGCCCAAGTGCACCACCTACAACAGCCCTCAGCTGTCGGCCCAGGAGAACTTCGGCTTTGAGAAGATGGAGGTGTGGGCCGTGGGGGACGCCTCAGGGTCGCAGCAG gCCAAGAGCAACAAGAGCATCCTGGACGTGGACCCCGAGGCCCAGGCCTTGCTGGAAATCAGTGGGCGGAGCCGCCACAGCGAAGGGCTCCGGGACATCCCGGAGGCTGAATGA
- the MEAK7 gene encoding MTOR-associated protein MEAK7 isoform X1, with translation MRSCADVSVLPTPGGWQDLHPFQSFRELSRTRGGMGNSRSQSGPNFCSQFLPEEQAEIDRLFDALSSETHGSDTSSRSFSLKALKKHVGEALPPEMVTRLHDGMRRVDLTGKAKGPSDNVSQEQFTVSMSRLLKGNSEEKSLVILKMISATEGPVKAREVQKFTEDLVGSVVHVLSYRQELRGWTQKRGPDPPARVQALAAQLFSEMDIPGGEKLPGPQQLDCECDRAMIEAWVFRAPLVATFLSVVVHRGFLLLCSPLDLAALVPERHVDQERVFESVLDVPSVIYINSHLRREQRQRWRLLFSSELHGHSFAQLCGRVTRRGPCVLLLEDHAGQVFGGFASCSWEVKPQFQGDDTCFLFSISPRMAVYTSTGYNDHYMYLNHGQQTIPNGLGMGGQHNYFGLWVDVDFGKGHSKAKPKCTTYNSPQLSAQENFGFEKMEVWAVGDASGSQQAKSNKSILDVDPEAQALLEISGRSRHSEGLRDIPEAE, from the exons ATGAGAAGCTGTGCTGACGTCTCCGTCCTTCCCACCCCAGGGGGGTGGCAAGACCTTCATCCCTTCCAGTCGTTTAG AGAATTGAGCCGGACACGAGGAGGGATGGGGAACAGCAGAAGCCAGTCGGGGCCGAATTTTTGCTCCCAGTTTCTTCCTGAGGAGCAGGCGGAGATCGACAGACTGTTTGACGCTCTGTCGTCGGAGACACACGGCTCAGACACCTCGTCCCGATCCTTCTCCCTGAAGGCGCTGAAG AAGCATGTTGGGGAAGCTCTTCCCCCGGAGATGGTCACCAGACTCCATGATGGCATGCGGAGGGTCGACCTGACGGGGAAGGCCAAGGGGCCCAGCGACAACGTCTCCCAGGAGCAGTTCACAGTGTCCATGTCCCGCCTATTGAAGGGAAACTCCGAGGAGAAGAGTCTTGTAATCCTGAAAATGATTTCTGCCACAGAAGGTCCTGTGAAAGCAAGAGAAGTCCAGAAG TTTACAGAGGATCTGGTTGGCTCTGTGGTGCATGTGCTCAGCTACAGACAGGAGCTGAGAGGCTGGACCCAGAAGAGAGGCCCAGATCCCCCTGCCAGGGTGCAGGCATTGGCCGCCCAGCTCTTCTCCGAGATGGACATTCCAG GTGGCGAGAAGCTTCCGGGGCCTCAGCAGCTGGACTGTGAGTGTGACCGAGCCATGATCGAGGCCTGGGTGTTCAGGGCCCCCCTCGTGGCCACGTTTCTGAGCGTGGTCGTCCACCGAGGCTTCCTCCTCCTGTGCTCCCCCCTCGACCTGGCCGCCCTCGTCCCCGAGCGTCACGTTGACCAGGAGAGGGTGTTCGAGAGCGTCCTGGACGTCCCGTCGGTCATCTACATCAACTCCCACCTGCGCCGCGAGCAGCGGCAACGTTGGCGGCTGCTCTTCTCGTCCGAGCTGCACGGACACAGCTTCGCCCAGCTGTGCGGCCGCGTCACCCGCCGGGGCCCCTGCGTGCTGCTGCTGGAGGACCACGCCGGCCAGGTGTTCGGCGGCTTTGCCTCCTGCTCCTGGGAGGTCAAGCCTCAGTTTCAAG GGGACGACACGTGCTTCCTGTTCTCCATCTCGCCCCGCATGGCCGTGTACACGTCCACGGGTTACAACGACCACTACATGTACCTGAATCACGGGCAGCAGACCATCCCAAACGGACTG gGCATGGGAGGACAACACAACTACTTTGGGCTGTGGGTCGACGTAGATTTCGGGAAAGGACACAGCAAGGCCAAGCCCAAGTGCACCACCTACAACAGCCCTCAGCTGTCGGCCCAGGAGAACTTCGGCTTTGAGAAGATGGAGGTGTGGGCCGTGGGGGACGCCTCAGGGTCGCAGCAG gCCAAGAGCAACAAGAGCATCCTGGACGTGGACCCCGAGGCCCAGGCCTTGCTGGAAATCAGTGGGCGGAGCCGCCACAGCGAAGGGCTCCGGGACATCCCGGAGGCTGAATGA